In Leisingera sp. NJS204, the DNA window ATGAAGACGGTGGTTTTGTTCAGCTCAGCCGAGAGCTTCATGAACTGGTCCTGCAACTGGCGCCGGATAAGCGGATCGAGTGCCGAAAAGGGCTCGTCCATCAAAAGCACATCGGGATCCGACGCCAATGCCCGGGCCAGCCCGACCCGCTGCTGCATACCGCCTGACAGCTCACGCGGGAAACGGTCTTCGAAACCGGTGAGATTGACCTTGTCCAAACAGCGCTGGGAGACGTCCCAGCGGGTGGATTTCGGCTCGCCGCGCACCTGCAGCGGAAAGCCGACATTGTCGCGCACGGTGCGGTGCGGCAGCAGCGCCATATGCTGGAACACCATGCCGATGTTCATCGCCCGCATTTCGCGCAAGGCAGCGTCTGGCAGGGTCAGCATATCCCGGCCCATCACCGAGATATTGCCCGCAGTAGGCTCAATCAGCCGGTTCAGGTGGCGTACCATGGTGGATTTGCCGGAGCCCGACAGCCCCATCACGCAGAAGATCTCGCCGCGCTTCACCTCAAAGGACACATCGGCGATGCCGACCACACAGTTGAATTCCGCCAGCACTTCGGCCTTGCCCAGGCCGCGCTCACGGATCGCCGCCATCGCGGCATCGGCATTGTTGCCGAATATTTTCCACACGCCGTCCAGCGTGATCACATTGTCAGTCATCAGTTCAGTCTCCGGATGTCCCGGTTCGTTTGGCGGGCAGCGCTGCCGCCCGCCTGTGACCCTTGGGTTCCGGCAGTTTACTGGAACCAGGAGTCCACCAGATCGGCGTTTTCATCGACCCATTTGCGGGCGAATTCAGCCGGATCCTGGCCATCCACCGACAGCGCATAGACCACCGCGTTCACCTGCTCCGTCGTCAGCCTCACCTTGCCCAGCATTTCCGCTGCTTCGGGCTGGCTGTCGGAGAGACCAACGGCATAGAACACATGCAGCTTGGCTGCGTCCCAAGCTGTGCCCGCTTTGGAGTTCTCCAGCCAGTTTGGGTCATCGGTCGGCTGTTTTACGTCCCATTCACCGGCGTCGTAGGCGGGCTCGCTCAGCGGCACCAGATCATAGAGCGAGAACATGTGGTGCGGCGTATAGCAGTAAAAGACGATGTTCTGACCCTGCGCCACCGCGTTGTCGACCTGGGCCAGAGCCAGGGTTTCGTCCATTTCCATCAGGTTCATGGTTTCGGCGTAGCCGTAGGATTTGGCGCGGATCTTTTCGACATTGGTCGAGGCCCAGCCTGCACCGCCAATCCACATCTCGCCGCGTCCGTCGCCGTCTGTGTCAAAGTTGGCGGCCATGTCCGGATCGGTCAGATCGCTGAGCGCCAAAATTCCGGTACGCTCCTGAGTGTCTTTTGTGACGCAGATCTGCTGGTCGGACAGTACCGCGTTCGGGTTCAACGCCACGGTGCCCTTGCCGGAAACAAAGGTGTCATGGAGGTTTTGCTGATTGGGCAGCCAAACCTCCGGGTGCACATGCATAGCGCCGGAATCCATTGCCTCGAAGATGATCGGGTTTGTGCCGTTCTGCAGCTCCACCGAGAGGCCCAGATTGTCCTCCAGAGCTACCTTCAGGATGTGCGCGGTGCCACGGACAGAGGCCCAGTTCGGCACCCCGATCACTACATCCTGCGCCATGGCAGTGCTGCCGAGGGCGGCGGCCAATGTGGCGGCTGCCAGAGTCTTTGTCGTCTTCATGTTTCTTCTCCCATGTTGGTTGACCACTTTGTTTTTGATTGTGCGTCCGGCGCGTGATCAGGATGCCAGGACCATTTGTCTTGAAAGGGTCAGGGCGGCTTGCAACAGCACGTTGCAACCGGCCTCCAGGTGGTCAGGTTCGGCCCATTCGGCTTCGTTATGGCTGAGCCCGTCACGGCAGGGCACAATAACCATCGCGGCGGGCACCTTGCGGGCGACTTGGCAGGCGTCATGGCCTGCGCCCGACACCATCCGGCGCCAGGGCAATCCGCTGTTCTTGGCCGCGGCTTCGATTGCGCCGACACAGTTACCATCGAACTTCACTGGCGGGTTGTGCCAGATCATGTCCAGCACGACCTTTGCCTCTTGCTCCTCGGCGGCGGCGCGGCGGATGGCGTTGTCCATGCCGCCTAGAACCGCGTCGTCGGGATGGCGGACGTCGATGGTAAAGCGCACTTCGCCAGGGATGGTGTTGCGGGAATTGGGGCTGACGTGCACCTCACCCACGGTGCCGACGCCGTCGGGGCCATAGGCCAGGGCGATCCGCTGCACCTCCTGAACCAGCCGCGCCGCCGCCACCAGCGCATCGCTGCGCCCTTGCATCGGGGTGGAGCCGGAATGGGCATCACGCCCGGTGACGGTGACATCATACCAGCGCTGGCCCTGGCCGCCGGTGACCACACCTATCACCTCTTCATTGGCTTCCAGCACCGGGCCCTGCTCGATATGGCCTTCCAGAAAGGCGCCGAACTGGTGGGCGCCGCAGGGTTCGGAGCCTGCATAGCCGATCCGCTCCAGCTCATCGCCAAAGCTCAAGCCCTCGGCGTCTTCGCGGCTGAGGGCGAATTCCAGATCAAACAGCCCGGCATAGACGCCCGAGCACAGCATGGCGGGCGCAAAGCGGGCGCCTTCCTCGTTGGTCCAATTGACGATTTCGATCGGGGCATCGGTTTCCAACCTCAGATCGTTCAGCGTGCGAACCACCTCCAGGCCCGCCAGCACGCCATAGACACCGTCAAACTTGCCGCCATTCGGCTGGGTGTCCAGATGGCTGCCGATGGCGATGGGCAGGGCATCCGGGTCGCGGCCCTCGCGGCGGGCAAACATGTTGCCCAGCCGGTCGTAGGTAACGGTGCAGCCTGCGTCCTCGCACCAGCGGGTGAACAGTTTGCGCGCCTCCAGATCGCCGTCCGACAGCGTCAGCCGGCCGCAGCCGCCGCCCGGCAGGGCATCAATCCTGGCCATCTCCATGATGCTCTGCCACAGCCGGGCGCCGTTTATGCGGTGGTTGCTGCTCATGCGCTTTGCGGGGCGTCTTCGCGGCAGAGCGCCTGGCTCAGGCAATGGACGCCGCCGCCGCCCAGGGTGAACATCGACATGTCGGGGTCGTAGACCTCGAACCCAAGTGCGCGCATCTTGGCGTTCAGATCCTTGGCGCCGGCCATCGACAGCACCTTGCCTTCCCCCAGTGCAACCAGGTTCACGCCCAGGTTCTTGGCTTCGGCATAGGGGACGTCGACGATCTCGATGCCCCAGCCCTTGACGATGTCCACCAGCCAGGGTTCCATTGCGTCGATACAGGCCACTGCCAGTTTCTCCGCCAGCGGAACAATCAGCCCGTCCATATGCACAAATTCGCGGCTGATCGGGGCCACCACGGCCTCCCAGCCCTCGGCGCGGACAAACTCGGCGACCTGTTCGGAACCTTCTTTCTCGGAGCGCTCACCGCAATAGCCGATCAGCACCCGGCCCGGCTCGATGATGTTGAAGTCGCCGCCCTCGAAATGGCCCGCGGTGGCAAACTTCCAGATCGGGATATCGTTTTCCTGATAGAATTTGATCGCGGTGGCGTAATCCGCACGGCGGCATTTCAGCTGCATATGGCAGATCAGCGCGCCCCAGGGCGTCATGGCCGAGCTGTCGCGGGCAAAGAAATTGCGGTGCAGCACCTCGTCGCTGTCCAGATAGTGGCAGGTGACACCCGCCCCCTCAAAGATCGATACCATCTCCGAGTGCTGCTTCATCGCCAGCTGCAGATCGAACTGCACGCCGGTCTTATCGGCATTGGCCAAGGTGCGGCCGATCAAGGGGCCGGCCTCGACCCATTTGAAATACTCCGGCTTGCCCAGCAGAACATCCGTCAGCTTGGCATAGTCGTTGTTGATCCCCCAGCGCTTGGCCATTGCAGTGCTTGCATCCATGCTGCTCAACCTCCCCGTCATTACATGCTTGGCAAACAGGATTGGCCGGGTTTTGTTTTTATTAAACCACAAACTAAAGGACTTAACTTTTACGTTTTTACAAGTATGGTGAGCTCATGCTGCCACCCGCCCTTTCCAAAGCCGATTTGCACCTGCTCTACGTGTTCTGCACGGTGGTGAAGGCGCGCGGGTTTTCGGCGGCGCAGATCACTTTGAATGTCTCGGCGTCGACCATATCGCGGCAGATTGCCGATCTAGAAACCCGGCTGGGCATGCGCCTGTGCCAGCGCGGCCGCAAGGGGTTCCGGCTGACCGACAAAGGCGAGATCGTCTATGCCGCCTCGCACAAGCTGTTTGCAGCGCTGGACCAGTTCGGCGAGACGGTGGACGGCACCCGCGGCAAGCTGGTGGGGCGGCTTTCGGTGGCGGCGATCGACAACTGGGTGTTCAACAACGAGGCGCCGATCATGGGTGCCTTGGGCGAATTCACCCGGATTGCGCCGCAGGTCGAGGTCGAAATGCATTCCCTGGCGCCGGATGACATTGAGATGGCGGTACAGGATGCGCTGATCGCACTGGGGGTTGGCGTGTTTCATAAGCACAAGCCCGGTTTGATCTATGAGACCTTGGGGGTCGAACGGATCGGACTTTATTGCAGCCGCGGGCATCCGCTGTTCACGGCTGACACCCCTGCTCAGGTTGAGGGTTTTCTGCCCCAGGCCAATTTCTGCAAGCGGGCCTATCTAAACGAAGACCTGGTGGCCCCGGTTTCGCGCGGGCTGCCCTCCAACGCCAGCGCGCATCAGATCGAAGGCATTGCCATGCTGGTGCTGACCGGCCGTTATATCGGCTACCTGCCGGAAAGCTTTGCCAATATCTGGGTGCGCGAAGGGCGGGTGCGCTCTGTGGGGGACGGCATGTTTGACCTGAAGTCCGAAATCAAGCTGGTGCGCAAGCGCGGCGTGGAGCCAAACCTTGTCGTGAAAACCTTCATCAAGCTTGTGAAGAAAAGCTGCGGGCCACTTAGACAAGAAAATTCACAAATTAGTTGAGACACTCAAGACTTGGTCAAGGCGGTACTTCCTTCGGACGGCGGAGGTCAATTTGTTACCTAGCCGAAAGTCCACTCTTTAATACCGAAACTGGCAGCTCGCTTTTGCAGAGAAGCCCCACTTCCCGTTTGAGGGGCCGTCAGCCGCAGTCGCAAAGCGCATGATCCTGCCGTTGGAGCGTGCGCAGCAAAAGGCAGCTTTGTCCGGCGACCCGTAAATCTGCCGTCTCAAGTTTTCTGCATGATCGACGAACGGCCGGTCTTCCCGCTGCCCTGCGGCGCTGACATCCGAGCGCCTGCGGCAAATCTCGCGCTGCGCGCGCTCGCAGCAAAGAAATCCAAGGTACAGGTTGGGCTCTTTTGGCACCTTCGCTGCCTACCGCATGAACGTTCGTTTTCTGGGTTTGGGTCAGAAACCTGACAAGAAGGTCAGCTTTGCTTGGCATTCGACAATAGAAAAAGTGGCGGACCGAGGAGGATTCGAACCCCCGACCCCTTGATTCGTAGTCAAGTACTCTATCCAGCTGAGCTATCGGTCCACTGCGGCGGGGTGTAATCATAGCGCTGGAGAGTCGCAACCCCAAAACCCAAAATTAGTTTCCTCCGGCCGGCATATTCCCGTCAGCCTGCTTGCCACGGTCAAATCGTGCCGTCTCCCTTGGGCAGGCAGATCTCGAAGGCCGTGCCGTCCGGACTGGTCTCCTTCAGCACGACCGATCCGCCATGGCCGCGGGCCAGCTCGCCCGCAATGGCCAGGCCCAGCCCGGTGCCGCCCTTGCGGGCACCGCCCTGGAACGGGGTGAACAGATTGTCCTGCGCTTTTTTCGGCAAACCGGGGCCGGTGTCGGCAACGGTGATGTACCAGGCGTCCTCTTCCTCGCGCGCATCAACCCTGATCTGACCCGGCTTGCCGGTGGCGGTGATCGCCTGACGGGCGTTGCGCACCAGGTTCATGACTATGCGGAACAGCTGTTCGGAATCGGCGCGCAGCATCATCGGTTTGGGCACTGCATTGACGATCTCAATCAATGTGCTGTCCGCGGCCAGCAGCTCGCTTTCGGCAATATCCGCTGTGATTTCATGCAGGCAGACCACTGCAAAGGTGGGCGACGGCTCTTCGGCGCGCCCAAACGCCAGAGTTCCCTCGCACAGGGAGACCGCGCGGGTGATCGAGTTCACCAGTTTCGGCGCCAAACGCCGCACCAGGGGGTCCTCGCTCATCTCGATCCGGTCAGTGAACAGCTGCGCCGAGGTCAGGATGTTGCGCAGATCATGGCTCACCTTGGCGACCGCGCCGCCCAACTGGGCCAGCCGCTCGCGCTGCTTCAGCGCGTGGGTCAGCTCGGTCTGCAGCTGCATCAGAGCCTCTTCTGCCTCGCGCAGCTCCACCACGCTGGAACTCGGGTGGATGATGCCGCGCGCATCCTCAGGCGCCGCCGCATAGCGCTGCATATAGCCGACGACGCTTTTGATCGGTTTCACCAGCACGATCCGCACCGCAACAAACAGCAAAAGCGCCGTAAAAACCGAGATCACCGCCGACAGAACCAGGATCCGCACCCCGTAATCGATCATCGCCATCCGTAAGGGCGCAGTTTCCATGGTGACTTCGATCAATATCCCCGCATCGCGCACCGGTGCGCCGATTACCCGGATAATCTCGTTTTCCGGCCGGGACAGCCGCAGCACCGCATCCCGGATCAGAGTCATTGCCCCGGCCATCCGCAGATCATAGGTGCCGGTGATCTGCTGCGGAATCGGCGAGGCCAGCATCAGCTGGCGGATCTCGTCGCGGCGCAGCACGACGTTATAGACACCTGCGTTCTCCAAAAGCTCCGCTTCCAGTTCCGTCGCCAGCATGTCATCAGCCAGCAGCGCCAGCGACGCGATCTGTGCCCGCTGCAACCGGTCGGCCAGAAAATCCTCGCGGAACCGCGCAATCGAAGGCACAAAGATCAGGATCTCGGCCAGCATCACGAAGACCGTGGTCAGGACCAGAAATCTGCCCGAAAGCGTGTTGAGCATCCCGCCGCCCTTACCTCAAGGTATCCAGCGCTGCACCACGCGCACAGCGCGTTTCACAAAACCGCTCTCAAACAGCCGCGGGGTGAAATAGGCCCCGGCAACCCGTTTGTTAATCTCGCTGATGGAGGGGTAAGGCGCAACCATGGCTGCAATCTGGCTCATTTTCAAACGGTTGGCCAGCGCCATCGACCACAGGCCGATCAATTCCCCCGCCTGATGGCCTGCGATGGTGGCGCCTACGGGACGGCCCTTGAAAACCATTACCTTGATGAAGCCTTTGGTCCTGCGTTCGGCAATGGCACGGTCGTTGTGATGGTAATCGAACCGTGCCACCTCCAGTTTGACACCGTAGATATCCCGCGCCTGCGCCTCGGTCAGGCCGACCTGTGCCAGTTCCGGATCGGTATAGGTGGCCCAGGGGATATGGCTGATCTTGGCCTTGGACGGCAGGCCGAACAGGGCCGAGCGGATGATTATGCCTGCGTGATAGCCCGCCACATGGGTGAACTGCAGCCCGCCGGCCACGTCGCCGATGGCATAGACGCGTTTGTTGGTGGTCAGCAGGCTGCCGTCCACCTTGATGCCGTTGCCCTTGGTTTCAATCCCGGCGGCAGCGAGGTTCAGCCGCTCCATATTGGCCTTGCGCCCCACCGCCATCAGCAGGTGGCTGCCCCTGAACAGGCTGCCGTCCCTGGTCTCCACTTCAACCGCGCCGGCCTGACCGCCGATGCGCGAGACCATGGCGCCCTCGGCGATCTCCACGCCTTCTGCGCGCAATCTGTCCAGCACCAGCGCTGCGGCCTCCGGATCATCTTTGCCCAGCGCCTTCAGCCCTTCGATCACAGTGACCTTGCAGCCCAGGCGCACATGCGCCTGCGCCATCTCCATGCCGATCGGGCCGCCGCCGATGATCAACAGATGCTCCGGCTTCTCGCGCAGTTCAAACAGGGTCTCGTTGGTCTCGTAAGGCACTTTGTCCAGCCCTGGGATCGGCGGCACCAGCGGCGAAGACCCCGTGGCGATCACCACCCGCCGCGCAATGATCCGGTGCGGGCCTGCTTCGACCTCTGTTGGCGAAACAAAGCGGCCGAACTCGCGGATCACCCGCACGCCAAGGCCCTCGAATCGTTCCTGGCTGTCGACCGGGGCGATGGTATCGATCACCGCCTGCACATGATCCTTGGCCGCGGCATAATCCACCTGCGGGTGCTGATCCGGCACACCAAAGGCTTGGGTATGCGCCTGGGCGTGCGCCGCCTTGCCGCTGGCCAGCAGCGCCTTGGAGGGCACACAGCCGTAGTTCAGGCAATCGCCGCCCATCTTGTGGCCTTCCAGCAGCACAACCGACGCCCCCATCTGGCTGGCACCAGCCGCCGCCGACAGCCCGCCCGACCCGGCGCCGATAATCAGGAGATCACATTCTATGCGGCTCATGTTCAGGTATCCTTGCTGTTCTTGCCACGCAGGGTGCCGCGGACGGATTTGACCAGGATCGGCATTGCCGCCAGCACGCACAGGCCCAGAATAGGCCCGATCACATGCGGCTCCCACAACAGGCTCAGATCCGGCTCTTCCCCGCGGTCGAACACCGACCCGACCCCGACCCCGATCCAGGTAAACACAATGGCGCCCGGAATAATCCCCGCCGCCGTGGTCCACAGGAAGTTGCGGAATTTCACACCGACCAGCGCGGGCAGCAGGTTGGCGACAAAAAACGGCACCGCCGGAACCAGCCGCAACAGCAAGAGCACCTCGACCTCGTTCTCGCGCAGCGCCTGCTTCAGCATCTGCACCCGACCTTCTGCCGCTTCCATCCTGGCGGTCAGCGCGGCGCCCAGCCCCCAGCGCGCCGCCAGAAAGATGCCCACCGCACCGATGGTGGCCGAAATCACGTTGACCCCGGTGCCCGCCGCCAGTCCGAACAGGAACCCGCCAGTGACCGAGGCCACCGCCGCACCCGGCAGCGAAAACAGCACGATCACAATGTAGAGCCCCATGAACAGCGCCACGAGACCAAGGTAATTCTGATCCCGGAACGCCATCAGCGCCTCGCGGTTGTCGCGCAGCGTGTCAAAACTCAGGTAGTCCTTCAGCGTCACCGCCCCGATCAGTGCCACCACCGCGACGGCAATCAACGGCAGATGGCGGGCCATGCCCGGCTTGGCCGCAGGCTGATCCTTTGGCTCGGAATCGGTCTTGGGTGTCTCGCTCATATCGCTCATACGTCCGTCTCTGTGGCAGTGCAGTGTAGCTACGTGTTAAATGGCCCGCAGGCGAGGGTGGGCAGCCCTGCCTCACGGCTGCTTGATCACTTGCCCCCGGATTCGTGAGGTTTGTGGCAGAATCACTGCCCGGATGTTACATCCGCCCTGCCCGGAGGCTGTTCCGGTGCGGTTTTTGGCAGAAATGTTGCACGCCAGGGTTCCGCGCCGCCATGCTTACAGGGGTTTTCTCACCCTAAAAGGTGTTTTCTCACCTCGCAGGGTTTGACTTACCCGCCGTTCCCTCCTAAAGACCGGGCTTCGAGATAGACCCCCGGGAGGCGATTCCGCGCCCTGCCCGAAGATACAATGTGGAGACCGGAGCGATGAAACGCACCTATCAGCCTTCGAACCTGGTTCGTAAACGCCGCCACGGCTTCCGTGCGCGCATGGCCACCAAAGCTGGCCGCAAGATCCTGAACGCACGCCGCGCCCGCGGCCGGAAAGAACTGAGCGCATAAGCTCAGTTCCAGTTCTGACGGACATGACACCGCCGGAGGCCCCCAAGGACGGCACTGCTGCCCGCGGGGACACGCCTCCGGCGGTGTCCGTTTGCGCAGCTGATGCGCCAAAGATCGAGGTCATGGCCAAGCGCCGTGATTTCCTTGCCTGTGCCCGCCCGCCTGCCCGCAAGCAGGGCACCAAGGGCATGATGGTCCAGGGCCGCAACCGCCAGGATAATGGCGGCATCCGCATGGGGTTCACCTGTTCCAAAAAGGTCGGCAATGCCGTCGCCCGCAACCGCGCCAAGCGCCGGCTGCGCGAGGCCGCACGGATGATTCTCCCCGCGCATGGCCGCCCGGGATGGGATTACGTGCTGATCGGCCGCGCGATGGAGACCGCCCAGCGCCCGTTCGAGGAACTGAAGCGCGACCTGATTTATGCGCTGAAAAAGATCCACGGCCAGTAAGCCAGAAAAAACCAGGCTCCGCGCATGTCCGCGGGAAGTCCGTGCCACTATGGCTGCAGTTTCTCCGGCCGATAGGCCGGACAGCACCCGACCCTCCCCACGGGAGGGCGCTGCCCTCATTGCCATGCGGCGCAGCTCACCCTATCTAACCCGCATGACCCCGCTGGCCCATATCCTCGCCCTGCCTGTGCGCGCCTACCGGCTGCTGTTCAGCCCCTGGGTCGGCTTCAACTGCCGCTACCAGCCCACCTGCTCGGCCTACGCGCTGGAAGCGCTCGAAAAGCATGGCGCGATCAAGGGCTCCTGGCTCACTGCCCGACGGATCGGGCGCTGCCACCCCTTCGGCGGCGATGGCTATGACCCGGTGCCCGGCGGCAAGGACTGAAGCCGGAACACCTTTTTTTCTTGGCAAAACGCACTTCCTCAGCTAGGGCGCGCCCATGCTTGATGATGATCTGGACGAAATCCACCCGCTGTTTGCCGGCGCCCCCTCGACCACCGAGTTCAAGAAACTCAGGAAGCGCATTGTGCGCTATGCCCGTGAGGCGATCGACCAATACGGCATGGTGGAGCGCCGCACGGACGGCAGCACGCCCAAGTGGCTGGTCTGCCTGTCGGGCGGCAAAGACAGCTATACCCTGCTGGCGGTTCTTTATGAGCTGAAGTGGCGCGGCCTGCTGCCGGTGGACCTGCTCGCCTGCAACCTGGATCAGGGCCAGCCCGGTTTTCCGGCCACGGTGCTGCCGGAGTTCCTCGAAAAGATGGGCGTGCCGCACCGGATCGAATATCAAGACACTTATTCCATCGTGATGGACAAGGTTCCGCAGGGCCGGACATTTTGCGCGCTCTGTTCGCGCCTGCGCCGCGGCAACCTGTACCGTATCGCGCGCGAAGAGGGCTGCTCCGCCGTGGTGCTCGGCCACCACCGGGACGACATTCTGGAAACCTTCTTCATGAATCTCTTTCACGGCGGCCGGCTCGCGACCATGCCGCCCAAACTGGTGAACGAGGAAGGCGACCTCTTTGTGTTCCGCCCGCTGGCCCATGTGGCCGAGGCCGATTGCGAAAAATTCGCCCGTTCCATGAACTATCCGATCATCCCCTGCGACCTGTGCGGCAGCCAGGACGGGCTGCAGCGTCAGCAGGTGAAACAGATCCTGGATCAGTGGGAATCAAACAGCCCGGGCCGCCGCCAGGTGATGTTCCGCGCATTGATGAATGCCCGGCCTTCGCACCTGCTGGATCCGAAACTGTTCGATTTTGCCGGTTTGGAACTGAAGAACCCGGATTCCGGGCCGGAAATACCGGAAATTCCCAAGCTGCGTTAACTCCCGGGTTAGATCAGCACCCTAGTCTCATGCCGGAACGACTGGCTGCAGACGAAAGGTCTGAGAATGACAAACACAGGATCAGGTCTCCTGGCACGGCTCCGGCAAACCCTTGCCCCGGCACTTTTCGGGCCACCTGTGCTCGCTTTCCTGCCTGCCCTGACCCTGGCCACCTATTGGCTCGGCGGCGAAACCGCATTGCTTTCGGTGGCACTTGGCCTGCCGGTGCTGATTGCCGTCGCCGGCGGGTTCAGCAAACTGGGCGGCGGCGGCGGCCTGCCGCGCGACAGTGTCACCGGCATGATGCTGCGCGACGGGTTCGAGCATGAGACCGCGCGCATCTATGACGAATGCGCGGAAACGGATCTGCGCTCCGCGGTCTTCATCCTGGAACTGGACGATTACAAAGAAATGGCGGACCGGCACGGGCTTGAGGCCGGCGACCGTATCGTTCAGCACTGCGGCACGCAGATCGCCTCGGTCCTGCGCCAGCACGATACAATTGCCCGGATCGGCGACAGCCGCTTTGCCATCTGCCTGGCCCCGACCCTGCAGCTGGATCTGGAATTGTGCATCCAGCTGGCCGGCCGGATGCAGACCGCCGCCGAGGAACCTGTGCCGCTGGATGGCACCAACATCTACGTGACCTGCTCCATCGGCTTTTGCCAGCGCAACCGGGCTCCGGGTAAGACCGGGTCCGACTGGACCGGCGCCGCCGTGACTGCCCTGGCCGAGGCGCAAAGCAATGGCCCGGGCGGCATCCGCGCCTTTTCGGTGGATATGTCCGGGCGCGGCGGGACCCGTTCCAACCTGCGCGAAGAGGCTGCTTCGGCCCTTGAATCCGGTCAGATTCAGGCTTGGTTCCAGCCGCAGATCTGCACCGACACCGGCCGGGTTTCCGGGTTCGAGGCACTGGCCCGCTGGTCGCACCCGGTGCTGGGGCTGATCCCGCCCTCGACTTTCCTGCCCGCACTGGAGGAAGCCGGGCTGATGGACCGGCTGAGCCAGGTGATGCTTTACAATTCCCTGGTGGCGATCAAGGCCTGGGATGCCGCCGGCGTCCAGGTGCCTTGTGTCGGGGTGAACTTTGCCACTCAGGAACTGCGCAATCCCGGTCTTGCAGGGCGCATCAAATGGGAGCTTGAACGATTTGAGCTGCCGCCCAGCCGCTTGTGTGTGGAGATCCTGGAAACCGTGATGACCGATCAGCCCGACGATGTGATCACCCGCAACATCCTCGCCCTCAGCGAAATGGGCTGCCACATCGATCTGGATGATTTCGGCACCGGCCATGCCTCCATCGCCGCGGTGCGCCGCTTCAGCATCTCCCGCATCAAGATCGACCGCTCCTTTGTGATGAAAGCGGATCAGGATCCGGAACAGCAGAAACTGATCTCCGCGATCCTTACCATGGCCGAACGGCTGGAGCTGGAAACCCTGGCCGAAGGGGTCGAAACCGCAGGCGAACACGCACTGCTGGCGCAGCTGGGCTGCGGCCATGTGCAGGGCTTCGGCATCGGCCGCCCGATGCCGTTCGACCAGACGCTGGACTGGATCACGTCCCATGAAGCCAAATTGCAGGACACGCCCGCGATCGGCCGCCAGACCCCCTGAATATTCAATTCCATTGATTTTCTGCTGCGCCAGGGCCCTATGCCGCCCCGGCGCGCCGCGATTCTGCTTGACCTTTGCGGCCCACCTCTGTTGAACCCCACGTGTCCTTCCCTACACGAGGTGGCAGTCCCCAATGGACGATCAGAACAAAAATCTTATTCTCGCAACCGTACTCAGCTTTCTGGTGATCCTGGGGTGGTACACCTTTTTCCCGCCGCCAGAGCCGGAACAGGCGCCTGAAACCGCGGTCAGCGAATCCGCGCCCGCAGGCGATACCGCCTTGGTCCCCAGCGCCTCCGCAGACGCGGTGGCCGAGACCGCCGCGGAAGAGGCCGAAGCCCCCGATGCGCCGCGCGTTGCCATCGACACCGCGCGCCTGGCCGGCAGCATCTCGCTGCAGGGCGGCCGGATCGACGATCTGTCGCTGAAGGACTACCGCGAGACGCTGGACCAGGGGTCTCCGATCGTCAAACTGCTGAAGCCCGTGGGCGACGCAGGTGCTTATTACGCGCTCTACGGCTGGGCGCCGGGTGCGGGCCTGTCGCTGGACGATGTGCCGGGTGCCAACACCATCTGGACCGCGCCGGCAGACGCCGCCCTGACCACCGACAGCCCCGTCACCCTGACCTGGGACAACGGCAAGGGCCTGACCTTCTCCCGCACCATAGCGGTGG includes these proteins:
- a CDS encoding putative bifunctional diguanylate cyclase/phosphodiesterase, encoding MTNTGSGLLARLRQTLAPALFGPPVLAFLPALTLATYWLGGETALLSVALGLPVLIAVAGGFSKLGGGGGLPRDSVTGMMLRDGFEHETARIYDECAETDLRSAVFILELDDYKEMADRHGLEAGDRIVQHCGTQIASVLRQHDTIARIGDSRFAICLAPTLQLDLELCIQLAGRMQTAAEEPVPLDGTNIYVTCSIGFCQRNRAPGKTGSDWTGAAVTALAEAQSNGPGGIRAFSVDMSGRGGTRSNLREEAASALESGQIQAWFQPQICTDTGRVSGFEALARWSHPVLGLIPPSTFLPALEEAGLMDRLSQVMLYNSLVAIKAWDAAGVQVPCVGVNFATQELRNPGLAGRIKWELERFELPPSRLCVEILETVMTDQPDDVITRNILALSEMGCHIDLDDFGTGHASIAAVRRFSISRIKIDRSFVMKADQDPEQQKLISAILTMAERLELETLAEGVETAGEHALLAQLGCGHVQGFGIGRPMPFDQTLDWITSHEAKLQDTPAIGRQTP